In Actinomycetota bacterium, the genomic window ACGAAGTCGGCGAAGCCCGACGGGGCTGCCATGGTGAGAAGCCGGGCGCCGGTGGGGCCTACCTTGAAGGTGTGCTCGATGCCCATGGGGAGGAAGACAAAGCTGCCGGGAGCCGCCTCGAATTCCCCATCACCGCAGAAGAAGGTCGCGTCTCCCTCCAGCACCCACCAGGCCTCGTCCTCCCGGCGATGGATGTGCCGGGGGGCTGCGTAGTTGGGGGGCAGGAACTGGTCGATAAGCTCGAAGTGCCCCTGGGTCTCGGCCCCGGTGGTCTTCGCAACCATGAGACCCCCGGCGAACCAGTGGGCATCCCCCTCTTCGGGCGAGAGGACGTACGGGCGCTTGGTGAGCGACGGTGATGACATCCGCAACCTCCTGTAGACTGACGAATGGTGAGTAGTATTGGATAGATAAAGGTTCTCGTCAAATGGCTAGGAAGTATCGCATGTCGACCCGGGCTGCAACGGTCGACTCGACCAGGACGAAGATCGTCGAAGCTGCAGTACGGGTGCACGCTCGGCAGGGAATCGCCACCTCGAGCTGGGAGGACATTGCCCGCGAGGCGGGAGTAGCGCTCGCCACCGTTTACCGGCACTTTCCCTCGCCTGACAGCCTGCTTCCGGAGTGCGCCCGAGCCGTGTTCCAGGGGGCAAGGCTGCCGACCCTGCGCCAGGCTTCCGAGGAATTTGCCGGAATTGACAGTCCTACGGAGCGGCTGGAGAAACTGGTCCGGGAGTCCTGCCGCTGCTACGAACAAGCCGAAGAATGGCTGAACGTAGCCTTCAGGGAGGCTCACCTTGTTCCGGCCCTTGCGGCGGAGATTAGTATCCTGCGCAGCTCCCTCGACACCCTCGTCCGGGCAGCTTTGGGCGAGAGCGCCTCAGAGTCAGGGGCAACGCAGGGAGTGAGCGCAATCGTCGACTTTCCGTTCTGGAAATCGCTGATCGACCGGGGAGTACAGCCCTCGGATGCGTGCAGGACAGTCACCCGCCTGGCGGCGAGTCATCTGCAAA contains:
- a CDS encoding cupin domain-containing protein, with the protein product MSSPSLTKRPYVLSPEEGDAHWFAGGLMVAKTTGAETQGHFELIDQFLPPNYAAPRHIHRREDEAWWVLEGDATFFCGDGEFEAAPGSFVFLPMGIEHTFKVGPTGARLLTMAAPSGFADFV
- a CDS encoding TetR/AcrR family transcriptional regulator encodes the protein MARKYRMSTRAATVDSTRTKIVEAAVRVHARQGIATSSWEDIAREAGVALATVYRHFPSPDSLLPECARAVFQGARLPTLRQASEEFAGIDSPTERLEKLVRESCRCYEQAEEWLNVAFREAHLVPALAAEISILRSSLDTLVRAALGESASESGATQGVSAIVDFPFWKSLIDRGVQPSDACRTVTRLAASHLQTEDVDPSQG